One region of Zerene cesonia ecotype Mississippi chromosome 15, Zerene_cesonia_1.1, whole genome shotgun sequence genomic DNA includes:
- the LOC119832434 gene encoding uncharacterized protein LOC119832434, with the protein MGSIPSQVKDSSVVYPNSSCTQSQSKETVLAALTRLEEEFADCEKQYSIQRHDVVTAELKSIESELNEYDIDKAVTPDKEFYAKTMHQVIVGLDLYRRPLLAAENEDFIASINRTEMRRFELKWIKVRQKELEQENQLLQTRLAHLKTLRTKYQQLLDSIWLNKTRPGSSLERAVERCQELRDALAAVSVRLRAAADYVQSALRLLDDALPSWKMASIGKSGWERTKACADACSELVHARCLERSARRVLVARAAPRAARAFRLALDYAFTDTFHDHRYQRATETFVQFKKALIQLLSSIHKVLLNNVDNLIAAEKDLVEKRRELRALRVNTIIRRGLAEMRYIPDNKT; encoded by the exons ATGGGCTCCATTCCAAGTCAAGTGAAGGATTCTTCAGTTGTATAT CCCAACAGCTCCTGTACACAATCACAAAGCAAAGAAACTGTACTTGCCGCGTTAACCAGGCTCGAGGAAGAATTTGCTGATTGCGAGAAACAATACTCAATTCAAAGACATGATGTGGTCACGGCTGAATTGAAAAGCATAGAATCT gaacTTAATGAATACGATATAGACAAAGCTGTAACACCTGATAAGgaattttatgcaaaaacaaTGCATCAG GTGATTGTAGGTTTGGATTTATATAGACGTCCCTTGCTAGCTGCTGAAAACGAAGATTTCATCGCCAGTATTAACAGAAcg GAGATGCGTCGTTTCGAACTAAAGTGGATAAAAGTGAGGCAGAAAGAGTTAGAGCAGGAGAATCAGCTGCTACAGACCCGGTTGGCGCACTTGAAAACGTTGCGTACGAAATATCAACAACTTTtgg ATTCAATTTGGCTCAACAAAACTCGACCCGGATCATCGCTAGAGAGAGCAGTAGAGCGATGTCAGGAATTACGCGACGCGCTCGCTGCAGTGAGTGTAAGGTTACGCGCGGCTGCTGATTACGTTCAAAGTGCGCTGCGGTTGCTAGATGACGCGCTTCCATCTTGGAAAATGGCGTCCATTGGAAA AAGTGGTTGGGAGCGCACTAAAGCGTGCGCGGACGCGTGCAGCGAGCTCGTGCACGCGCGGTGCCTGGAGCGCAGCGCCCGCCGCGTGCTCGtggcgcgcgcggcgccgcGGGCTGCGCGCGCGTTCCGATTGGCTCTTGATTATGCGTTCACTGATACGTTTCATGATCATAG GTATCAAAGGGCAACTGAAACATTCGTTCAATTCAAGAAAGCTCTCATACAGCTGCTTTCTTCAATCCACAAG GTTCTATTGAATAACGTGGACAATTTGATTGCTGCTGAAAAGGATCTGGTTGAGAAGAGGAGGGAACTGCGAGCTTTAAGAGTGAACACTATTATACGACGTGGTTTAGCCGAAATGCGATACATACCTGATAATAAAACGTAG
- the LOC119832250 gene encoding protein shuttle craft-like: MSQWNNTYTYNNQYQASNNWNSDPNGQYVNQAYYNRQIDPSGNQYVSFNEFISQMQVSGVPAVNTAQYNNVQYQNYPPSQYSNVSNYQNMPANQNAQVNYGYGANSANYPNNVENYQTNSQAQYNPALESQSYTSDVVSKSKLTPTATEFVPKSSQKPTNNQNEPANEKQEVKNGVNDASSIPAKPSDSKNWRERPHSSSQSSSFHSTVDGSDNPDTSYRHEQNTYNRPSSHHEPNGGPSNRYENKNRKYDSNGSHNSYYNKSESSSNYPESSRNNESSTYKRNKHETNSNNDSHNRTDNYKEGGQGKSTSKGRNKELDPSRTFYNSKQPKDSQDVRNGRGEGSGRQRHWAGSQRVRAAERNSIEDEQYANSYLNYREERSRRDNHMPSPSRSKKVLQNNNNNNGGNKEMTQRERLVEQLDKGTLECLVCCERVKQIDPVWYCSNCYHVLHLRCIRKWAVSSMVEGKWRCPACQNTSQDIPTEYRCMCGAVRNPDYQRGSNGAHTCGKACKRPRNCPHPCTLLCHPGPCPPCQATVSKKCGCGEETRSVLCSSKLPQECGRRCNRLLNCEVHACSKDCHEGPCEPCAEIVEQICHCPAAKSRSVPCTADTGGAHWSCGAECARVLACGAHVCRDACHPPPCAACPLRPDNVPTCPCGNTRLKDGQRKTCTDPIPLCGNICNKPLPCGHFCKEKCHEDACRVCPDTTVLQCRCGHSTRDVPCLELPDMYNNVLCQRKCNKKLSCGRHRCRTACCAAQSHRCAVVCGRTLSCQLHRCEDFCHTGHCAPCPRLDFEELRCECGLEVILPPVRCGAKPPPCSAPCRRKRACGHPPHHTCHSGDCPPCVVLTTKMCHGRHEERKTIPCSQEEFSCGLPCGKPLPCGKHTCIKTCHKGPCDTDKCNQPCNEKRASCGHPCAAPCHASNGGHCPSGGPCRRPVCATCPCGRRRAERACCDNARDYAKILNALAATKIQEGGSVDLSDAHRPSAMLKTLECDDECRQEARSRQLALALQIRNPDVSTKLAPRYSDTLRALAAREPAFAHHVHDKLTDLVQLAKKSKQKTRAHSFPSMNRQKRQFIHEMCEHFGCESVAYDAEPNRNVVATADKEKSWLPAMSVLEVLAREAGKRRVPGPVLRAPPPHAASAPAAATSAAPAASKSFSGWATLTSTNAWASRSQPSTSTKPEQKEAKIDYFDNPPEN; the protein is encoded by the exons ATGTCTCAGTGGAACAATACTTACACTTATAACAACCAATATCAAGCCTCAAACAATTGGAATTCTGATCCGAATGGCCAGTATGTTAATCAAGCATATTACAACAGACAAATAGATCCCAGTGGAAACCAATATGTTAGTTTTAACGAATTTATATCACAAATGCAAGTGTCTGGAGTTCCTGCTGTTAATACTGCCCAATACAATAATGTACAATATCAGAATTATCCACCTAGCCAATATAGTAATGTAAGTAATTATCAAAACATGCCAGCTAATCAAAATGCCCAAGTGAATTATGGTTATGGTGCTAATTCCGCAAACTATCCAAACAATGTGGAAAATTATCAGACCAATTCTCAAGCCCAATACAACCCAGCTTTAGAGTCTCAAAGTTATACAAGTGATGTGGTATCAAAATCTAAATTAACACCAACAGCCACAGAGTTTGTGCCTAAGAGCTCTCAAAAACCAACAAATAATCAGAATGAACCAGCAAATGAAAAACAAGAAGTAAAAAATGGTGTAAATGACGCAAGTAGCATTCCAGCAAAACCATCAGATTCTAAGAATTGGAGAGAAAGACCCCATAGCTCTAGCCAAAGTTCCTCATTTCATAGCACTGTTGATGGATCTGATAATCCAGATACCAGCTATAGACATGAACAAAACACTTACAATAGACCCTCCAGCCATCATGAACCCAATGGAGGGCCATCTAACcgctatgaaaataaaaaccgtAAATATGACAGTAATGGTAGCCATAACtcttattataacaaatctGAGTCTAGCAGCAATTATCCAGAATCTTCTAGAAATAATGAATCAAGTACATATAAGAGAAATAAACATGAAACAAATAGTAATAACGATTCACATAACCGCActgataattataaagaagGGGGCCAAGGCAAATCCACATCGAAGGGAAGAAATAAGGAATTGGACCCTAGtcgtacattttataatagtaaacAACCTAAGGATAGTCAAGATGTTAGGAATGGTAGAGGTGAAGGTTCTGGAAGGCAAAGGCATTGGGCAGGATCCCAAAGAGTGAGAGCAGCAGAACGAAATAGCATTGAAGATGAACAATATGCCAACTCATACCTCAATTATAGGGAGGAAAGGTCCAGAAGAGATAATCACATGCCCAGCCCATCACGTAGTAAAAAAGtattgcaaaataataataataataatggag GTAATAAAGAAATGACCCAGCGAGAACGCCTTGTAGAGCAATTGGATAAAGGAACATTAGAGTGCTTGGTTTGCTGTGAGAGGGTGAAGCAAATAGACCCAGTGTGGTACTGTAGCAACTGCTACCATGTGCTACATTTAAGATGTATTCGGAAGTGGGCTGTGAGCAGTATGGTTG AGGGTAAATGGCGTTGCCCAGCATGTCAGAACACAAGCCAGGATATACCAACTGAGTACCGATGCATGTGTGGTGCGGTGCGTAATCCAGACTATCAGAGGGGATCGAACGGTGCCCACACTTGCGGCAAGGCGTGCAAACGTCCCAGGAACTGTCCGCACCCTTGCACACTGCTTTGTCACCCTGGTCCTTGTCCACCTTGTCAGGCTACTGTTTCCAA aaAATGTGGTTGTGGAGAGGAAACGCGCTCAGTGCTGTGTAGCAGCAAGTTGCCGCAGGAATGTGGAAGACGTTGTAACCGATTGCTGAACTGTGAAGTCCATGCATGCTCTAAGGATTGTCACGAAGGACCGTGTGAGCCCTGCGCAGAAATTGTTGAACAAA TCTGCCACTGCCCAGCCGCCAAGTCCCGCTCGGTCCCGTGCACGGCGGACACGGGCGGCGCGCACTGGTCGTGCGGCGCGGAGTGCGCGCGCGTGCTCGCGTGCGGCGCGCACGTGTGCCGCGACGCGTGCCATCCGCCGCCGTGCGCCGCGTGCCCGCTGCGCCCGGACAACGTGCCCACGTGCCCGTGCGGCAACACTAG gttaAAAGATGGCCAGCGTAAAACATGCACAGATCCAATACCGTTGTGTGGCAACATTTGTAACAAACCATTGCCCTGCGGACATTTCTGCAAAGAGAAGTGTCATGAAG ACGCATGCCGAGTGTGCCCAGACACGACAGTGTTGCAATGCCGTTGCGGTCACTCCACGCGCGACGTGCCGTGCCTTGAGCTTCCTGATATGTACAATAATGTGTTATGTCAAAGGAAATGTAATAAG AAACTGTCATGCGGACGGCACCGCTGCCGCACCGCGTGCTGCGCGGCGCAGTCGCACCGCTGCGCCGTGGTGTGCGGGCGCACGCTGTCGTGCCAGCTGCACCGCTGCGAGGACTTCTGCCACACCGGCCACTGTGCGCCGTGCCCGAGGCTCG ATTTCGAAGAGCTCCGCTGCGAGTGCGGTCTCGAAGTCATCCTGCCGCCGGTACGGTGCGGGGCGAAGCCCCCGCCGTGCAGCGCCCCGTGCCGGCGCAAGCGCGCATGCGGTCACCCGCCCCACCACACGTGCCACTCGGGAGACTGCCCCCCCTGCGTGGTGCTCACCACCAAGATGTGTCATGGACGGCATGAG GAGCGCAAAACAATTCCGTGTTCACAAGAGGAGTTCTCGTGCGGGCTGCCGTGCGGCAAGCCCTTACCTTGCGGCAAACACACTTGCATTAAGACATGTCATAAGGGACCCTGCGATACTGATAA GTGCAACCAGCCGTGCAACGAGAAGCGCGCGAGCTGCGGGCACCCGTGCGCGGCGCCGTGCCACGCGAGCAACGGCGGGCACTGCCCCAGCGGCGGGCCCTGCCGGCGGCCCGTGTGCGCCACCTGCCCGTGcggccgccgccgcgccgagCGCGCCTGCTGCGACAACGCGAGGGACTATGCCAA aATATTAAACGCCCTTGCAGCAACGAAAATTCAAGAAGGTGGTTCAGTCGACCTATCGGATGCGCATCGCCCGAGTGCTATGTTAAAAAC GCTGGAGTGCGACGACGAGTGCCGGCAGGAGGCGCGCAGCCGGCAGCTGGCGCTGGCGCTGCAGATCCGCAACCCGGACGTGTCCACCAAGCTGGCGCCGCGCTACAGCGACACGCTGCGCGCGCTCGCCGCGCGCGAGCCCGCCTTCGCGCACCACGTGCACGACAAGCTCACCGACCTCGTGCAGCTCGCTAAGAAG tCAAAACAAAAGACCAGAGCCCACTCGTTCCCATCGATGAACCGTCAGAAGCGTCAGTTCATACACGAAATGTGCGAGCACTTCGGCTGCGAGAGCGTGGCCTATGACGCTGAGCCCAATAGGAACGTCGTCGCTACCGCTGATAAGGAAaag TCGTGGCTGCCGGCGATGAGCGTGCTGGAGGTGCTGGCGCGCGAGGCCGGCAAGCGGCGCGTGCCGGGGCCCGTGctgcgcgcgccgccgccgcacgCCGCcagcgcgcccgccgccgcgaCCAGCGCAGCGCCCGCTGCTAGCAA
- the LOC119832188 gene encoding NADH-ubiquinone oxidoreductase 75 kDa subunit, mitochondrial-like, whose product MLRTLNKLLTHKATIKIQKRMKSDDIPILINGKTVCVPKHFTILQALRRERVTIPSFCYHERLSIAGNCRMCLVEVEGMFKPQIACAMPIMKNMKVWTNTAITQKAQESVLEFLLINHPLDCPICDQGGECDLQDLSMKFGNDRSRFTDIHFEGKRAVEDKYLGPLIRTEMTRCIQCTRCIRFASQVCGMDVLGTTGRGTDMLVGTYVDKMFLSEMSGNIIDLCPVGALTAIPYMFKARPWEIRQANSIDVTDATGTNILLNYRFNRLLRVLPREHEEINQEWLSDKGRWSIDSLEMQRLVSPMTRSEDCLIPVEWDCALKLVASAIKSVSPGKIMAIAGPYCNAEALVVLKDYLNILGCENTYTERDLSHLNGNIDLRASYSLNVKMNDIAKADKILLVGTNPRFEAPILNTWIRLAYTHNECDIYVIGPQCEYNYFVNYIGQDVNSISKAKDIFKSAKLPLIFVGVDQLESPNAGMIINSLYNLASGFKGDKEWGVLNIITREASFAAALECGWKPGALKAMQTICPSVIISLGADDIFYKSKPPKDSTTIYIGFQGDVGSEVASIILPGCAFTESGGTFMNMECRSQFAMPAVTPPGKARYDWKIIRALAEYTGICLFYSDQNTLCCRMAQISPNFVNFGPYQHKLFAELVPSIIEQGNQAGGPINVAMKELQDYYCSNIYTCNSITMLKAQKAVAEHKCSDYAAI is encoded by the coding sequence ATGTTGAGGACTTTGAACAAACTGTTGACTCATAAAGCTAcgattaaaatacaaaaacggATGAAATCGGATGACATACCAATATTGATAAACGGAAAAACTGTTTGTGTTCCgaaacattttacaatactTCAAGCGCTCCGCAGAGAAAGAGTGACTATACCATCCTTTTGTTATCACGAAAGGTTGTCAATAGCCGGGAATTGTAGAATGTGTTTGGTCGAAGTAGAAGGTATGTTTAAACCACAAATAGCATGTGCTATGcctataatgaaaaatatgaaggTGTGGACGAATACAGCTATCACACAAAAGGCTCAAGAGAGCGTTTTAGAATTccttttaattaatcatcCACTCGATTGTCCAATATGCGATCAAGGGGGTGAATGTGATTTGCAGGATTTGTCCATGAAGTTTGGTAACGACCGTAGCAGATTTACTGATATTCATTTCGAAGGGAAAAGGGCTGTTGAGGACAAATATTTAGGACCTCTAATACGAACTGAAATGACTCGGTGCATTCAATGTACAAGATGCATCAGATTCGCTTCACAAGTATGCGGTATGGATGTTTTAGGTACAACTGGACGAGGCACGGATATGCTGGTCGGAACATACGTAGATAAAATGTTTCTGTCTGAAATGTCAGGAAATATTATAGATCTTTGCCCTGTTGGAGCTTTGACAGCTATCCCATATATGTTTAAAGCAAGACCGTGGGAGATTCGACAAGCAAATTCTATAGACGTGACTGATGCAACGGGCACtaatatactattaaattatcGATTTAATCGATTGCTCAGAGTTTTACCTCGAGAACACGAAGAAATCAACCAAGAATGGCTTTCTGATAAGGGCAGGTGGTCTATCGATTCTTTGGAAATGCAAAGATTAGTATCACCAATGACGCGTAGTGAAGATTGTTTGATTCCTGTTGAATGGGATTGTGCACTTAAATTAGTTGCTTCTGCAATAAAATCTGTAAGTCCTGGTAAAATAATGGCAATTGCGGGGCCTTATTGTAACGCGGAAGCGTTAGTAGTGTTGAaggattatttgaatatacttGGTTGTGAAAATACGTATACAGAACGGGATTTGTCGcatttaaatggaaatattGATTTGAGAGCTAGTTAttcattaaatgtaaaaatgaatGACATCGCGAAGGCTGATAAAATTCTATTAGTGGGGACAAATCCTCGATTCGAAGCCCCAATATTGAATACTTGGATAAGATTAGCTTACACACATAATGAATGTGATATATATGTCATTGGACCACAGTgtgaatacaattattttgtcaATTACATCGGTCAAGATGTAAATAGCATATCAAAAGCaaaggatatttttaaaagtgctAAATTGCCTCTAATATTTGTCGGAGTAGATCAGTTGGAATCGCCGAATGCTGGtatgataattaatagtttatataatttagcatCAGGTTTTAAAGGTGACAAAGAATGGGgagtattgaatattataactagAGAAGCGAGTTTTGCTGCTGCTCTTGAATGTGGATGGAAACCAGGCGCACTAAAAGCAATGCAAACGATATGCCCAAGTGTAATAATATCCTtaggggcagatgatatattttacaagtcAAAGCCACCAAAAGATTCAACCACAATATATATTGGTTTTCAAGGAGATGTGGGATCAGAGGTGGCAAGTATAATATTGCCAGGATGTGCTTTCACAGAGTCAGGTGGTACATTTATGAATATGGAGTGTCGCAGTCAATTCGCGATGCCTGCTGTCACACCGCCTGGTAAGGCACGTTACGATTGGAAAATAATAAGAGCCCTGGCAGAATATACTGGAATTTGTTTATTCTACAGTGACCAAAATACGCTGTGTTGTAGAATGGCACAAATCAGTCcgaattttgttaattttggaCCATATCAGCATAAGTTATTCGCGGAATTAGTGCCATCCATAATTGAGCAGGGAAATCAAGCAGGTGGCCCTATAAATGTTGCAATGAAGGAATTACAGGATTACTATTGTTCAAATATCTATACTTGTAACTCGATTACAATGCTTAAAGCTCAGAAAGCTGTTGCGGAACATAAATGTTCAGATTATGCTGCCATTTAG